The following are from one region of the Mustela lutreola isolate mMusLut2 chromosome 9, mMusLut2.pri, whole genome shotgun sequence genome:
- the LOC131807752 gene encoding copine-1 isoform X3 has translation MHMAHCVTLVQLSISCDHLIDKDIGSKSDPLCVLLQDVGGGSWAELGRTERVRNCSSPEFSKTLQLEYHFETVQKLRFGIYDIDNKTPALGDDDFLGGAECSLGQIVSSQTVTLPLMLKPGRPAGRGTITVSALEMKDSRIVTMEVEARNLDKKDFLGKSDPFLEFFRQGDGKWHLAYRSEVIKNNLNPTWKRFSVPLQHFCGGDPNTPIQVRCSDYDSDGSHDLIGTFYTSLAQLQAVPAEFECIHPEKQQKKKSYKNSGTVCVKICQVETQYSFLDYVMGGCQINFTVGIDFTGSNGDPSSPDSLHYLSPTGVNEYLTALWSVGSVIQDYDSDKLFPAFGFGAQVPPDWQVSHEFALNFNPSNPYCTGIQGIVDAYRQALPQVRLYGPTNFAPIINHVARLATQAAHQRTASQYFVLLLLTDGAVTDVEATCEAVVHASHLPMSVIIVGVGGADFDAMEQLDADGGPLRARSGEAAARDIVQFVPYRRFQNAPRETLAQTVLAEVPTQLVSYFKAQGWAPFKPLPPPAKSPAHAPQA, from the exons ATGGCCCACTGCGTGACTTTGGTTCAGCTCTCCATTTCCTGTGACCACCTCATTGACAAGGACATCGGCTCCAAGTCTGACCCACTCTGCGTCCTTTTACAGGATGTGGGAGGGGGCAGCTGGGCTGAG CTTGGCCGAACTGAGCGAGTACGGAATTGCTCGAGCCCTGAGTTCTCCAAGACTCTGCAGCTTGAGTACCACTTTGAAACAGTCCAGAAGCTCCGATTTGGCATTTACGACATAGACAACAAGACACCTGCGCTGGGGGATGATGATTTCCTAGGAGGGGCTGAGTGTTCCCTAGGACAG ATTGTGTCCAGCCAGACAGTAACTCTGCCGTTGATGCTGAAGCCTGGAAGACCTGCTGGGCGGGGGACCATCACG GTATCTGCTCTGGAGATGAAGGATAGTCGTATAGTGACCATGGAGGTGGAGGCCAGAAACCTAGATAAGAAG GACTTCCTGGGGAAATCGGATCCGTTCTTGGAGTTCTTCCGTCAGGGTGATGGGAAATGGCACCTGGCATACAGATCTGAG GTAATCAAGAACAACTTGAACCCTACATGGAAGCGCTTTTCTGTTCCCCTTCAGCATTTCTGTGGGGGAGATCCCAACACACCCATCCAG GTGCGATGCTCAGACTATGACAGTGATGGTTCGCATGATCTTATTGGTACCTTCTACACCAGCTTGGCCCAGCTGCAAGCAGTCCCG GCTGAGTTTGAATGTATCCACCCTGAgaaacagcagaaaaagaaaagctacaagaACTCTGGGACTGTTTGTGTCAAGATTTGCCAG GTAGAAACACAGTATTCATTCCTGGATTATGTGATGGGAGGCTGTCAAATCAACTTCACT GTGGGTATTGATTTCACGGGCTCCAATGGAGATCCTTCCTCCCCGGACTCCCTGCACTACCTGAGTCCAACAGGGGTCAACGAGTACCTGACAGCACTGTGGAGTGTGGGCAGCGTGATTCAGGACTATGACTC GGACAAGCTATTCCCAGCGTTTGGATTTGGGGCCCAGGTACCCCCTGATTGGCAG GTCTCCCATGAATTTGCCTTGAACTTCAACCCCAGTAACCCCTACTGCACAG GCATCCAGGGCATTGTGGATGCTTACCGCCAAGCCCTGCCCCAAGTTCGCCTCTATGGCCCCACCAACTTTGCACCCATCATCAACCATGTGGCTAGATTGGCAACCCAGGCTGCACATCAAAGGACTGCCTCG CAATACTTCGTGCTGTTGCTGCTGACTGACGGTGCTGTGACAGATGTAGAGGCTACATGTGAGGCTGTGGTGCATGCCTCCCACCTGCCCATGTCAGTGATCATCGTGGGTGTGGGTGGTGCTGACTTCGATGCCATGGAGCAGCTGGATGCTGATGGTGGACCCCTGCGTGCACGCTCTGGGGAGGCAGCTGCCCGTGACATAGTGCAGTTTGTGCCCTACCGCCGCTTCCAGAAT GCCCCTCGGGAGACACTGGCACAGACTGTGCTTGCAGAAGTACCCACGCAACTCGTCTCCTACTTCAAGGCCCAAGGTTGGGCCCCATTCAAGCCACTTCCACCCCCAGCCAAGAGCCCTGCACATGCTCCTCAGGCTTAG
- the LOC131807752 gene encoding copine-1 isoform X2, with product MAHCVTLVQLSISCDHLIDKDIGSKSDPLCVLLQDVGGGSWAELGRTERVRNCSSPEFSKTLQLEYHFETVQKLRFGIYDIDNKTPALGDDDFLGGAECSLGQIVSSQTVTLPLMLKPGRPAGRGTITVSALEMKDSRIVTMEVEARNLDKKDFLGKSDPFLEFFRQGDGKWHLAYRSEVIKNNLNPTWKRFSVPLQHFCGGDPNTPIQVRCSDYDSDGSHDLIGTFYTSLAQLQAVPAEFECIHPEKQQKKKSYKNSGTVCVKICQVETQYSFLDYVMGGCQINFTVGIDFTGSNGDPSSPDSLHYLSPTGVNEYLTALWSVGSVIQDYDSDKLFPAFGFGAQVPPDWQVSHEFALNFNPSNPYCTGIQGIVDAYRQALPQVRLYGPTNFAPIINHVARLATQAAHQRTASQYFVLLLLTDGAVTDVEATCEAVVHASHLPMSVIIVGVGGADFDAMEQLDADGGPLRARSGEAAARDIVQFVPYRRFQNAPRETLAQTVLAEVPTQLVSYFKAQGWAPFKPLPPPAKSPAHAPQA from the exons ATGGCCCACTGCGTGACTTTGGTTCAGCTCTCCATTTCCTGTGACCACCTCATTGACAAGGACATCGGCTCCAAGTCTGACCCACTCTGCGTCCTTTTACAGGATGTGGGAGGGGGCAGCTGGGCTGAG CTTGGCCGAACTGAGCGAGTACGGAATTGCTCGAGCCCTGAGTTCTCCAAGACTCTGCAGCTTGAGTACCACTTTGAAACAGTCCAGAAGCTCCGATTTGGCATTTACGACATAGACAACAAGACACCTGCGCTGGGGGATGATGATTTCCTAGGAGGGGCTGAGTGTTCCCTAGGACAG ATTGTGTCCAGCCAGACAGTAACTCTGCCGTTGATGCTGAAGCCTGGAAGACCTGCTGGGCGGGGGACCATCACG GTATCTGCTCTGGAGATGAAGGATAGTCGTATAGTGACCATGGAGGTGGAGGCCAGAAACCTAGATAAGAAG GACTTCCTGGGGAAATCGGATCCGTTCTTGGAGTTCTTCCGTCAGGGTGATGGGAAATGGCACCTGGCATACAGATCTGAG GTAATCAAGAACAACTTGAACCCTACATGGAAGCGCTTTTCTGTTCCCCTTCAGCATTTCTGTGGGGGAGATCCCAACACACCCATCCAG GTGCGATGCTCAGACTATGACAGTGATGGTTCGCATGATCTTATTGGTACCTTCTACACCAGCTTGGCCCAGCTGCAAGCAGTCCCG GCTGAGTTTGAATGTATCCACCCTGAgaaacagcagaaaaagaaaagctacaagaACTCTGGGACTGTTTGTGTCAAGATTTGCCAG GTAGAAACACAGTATTCATTCCTGGATTATGTGATGGGAGGCTGTCAAATCAACTTCACT GTGGGTATTGATTTCACGGGCTCCAATGGAGATCCTTCCTCCCCGGACTCCCTGCACTACCTGAGTCCAACAGGGGTCAACGAGTACCTGACAGCACTGTGGAGTGTGGGCAGCGTGATTCAGGACTATGACTC GGACAAGCTATTCCCAGCGTTTGGATTTGGGGCCCAGGTACCCCCTGATTGGCAG GTCTCCCATGAATTTGCCTTGAACTTCAACCCCAGTAACCCCTACTGCACAG GCATCCAGGGCATTGTGGATGCTTACCGCCAAGCCCTGCCCCAAGTTCGCCTCTATGGCCCCACCAACTTTGCACCCATCATCAACCATGTGGCTAGATTGGCAACCCAGGCTGCACATCAAAGGACTGCCTCG CAATACTTCGTGCTGTTGCTGCTGACTGACGGTGCTGTGACAGATGTAGAGGCTACATGTGAGGCTGTGGTGCATGCCTCCCACCTGCCCATGTCAGTGATCATCGTGGGTGTGGGTGGTGCTGACTTCGATGCCATGGAGCAGCTGGATGCTGATGGTGGACCCCTGCGTGCACGCTCTGGGGAGGCAGCTGCCCGTGACATAGTGCAGTTTGTGCCCTACCGCCGCTTCCAGAAT GCCCCTCGGGAGACACTGGCACAGACTGTGCTTGCAGAAGTACCCACGCAACTCGTCTCCTACTTCAAGGCCCAAGGTTGGGCCCCATTCAAGCCACTTCCACCCCCAGCCAAGAGCCCTGCACATGCTCCTCAGGCTTAG
- the SPAG4 gene encoding sperm-associated antigen 4 protein isoform X4 — translation MRRSPRPGSAKSPHKHTSNFYSDNSNSSVSVTSRDSSGQRSAGPGPGEPEGRRARGSSCGEPALSAGVPGGTTWAGSSRQKPAPRSHNGQTACGAATVRGGASEPAGSPVASEEQLDLLSTLDLRQEMPPPRVSKNFLSLLLQVLSVLLSLVGDALVIVYREVCSIRFLLTAVSLLSLFLAALWWGLLYLVPPLENDLRGSAQDREPTSLCQPPTYSEYHERVRSQGQQLQQLQAELDKLHKEVSSVRAANSERVAKIVFQRLNEDFVRKPDYALSSVGASIDLEKTSQDYEDANTAYFWNRFSFWNYARPPTVILEGLQVDDETEVFLGKFTFDVEKSEIQTFHLQNDPPAAFPKVKIQILSNWGHPRFTCLYRVRAHGMRTSEGAGDSATGEPH, via the exons ATGCGGCGGAGCCCCCGCCCGGGCTCGGCCAAGTCCCCTCACAAGCACACGTCCAACTTCTACAGCGACAACAGCAACAGCTCAGTGAGCGTCACCTCGAGGGACAGCAGCGGGCAACGGTCAGCTGGGCCGGGCCCCGGGGAGCCTGAGGGCAGAAGAGCCCGGGGCTCGAGCTGCGGTGAGCCCGCCTTGAGCGCAGGAGTGCCCGGAGGAACCACATGGGCTGGAAGCTCTCGGCAGAAGCCTGCGCCTCGGAGCCACAACGGGCAGACCGCCTGTGGCGCGGCAACCGTGAGGGGCGGGGCCTCGG AACCGGCTGGATCTCCCGTAGCCTCTGAGGAGCAGCTCGACCTTCTCTCGACCCTGGATCTGAGACAGGAGATGCCTCCACCGCGCGTGTCCAAGAACTTCTTGA GCCTGCTGTTGCAGGTGCTGAGCGTGTTGCTGTCCCTGGTAGGAGACGCGCTGGTCATTGTATACAG GGAGGTCTGTTCCATCCGGTTCCTGCTCACAGCTGTGTCACTGCTGAGCCTCTTTCTGGCAG CACTCTGGTGGGGGCTGCTGTACCTGGTTCCTCCTTTGGAGAAT GACCTTAGGGGAAGTGCCCAGGACAGGGAGCCAACCTCGCTGTGCCAACCTCCCACCTACAGCGAGTACCATGAGCGTGTGCGCTCCCAGGGGCAGCAACTGCAGCAGCTTCAGGCCGAGCTGGATAAACTACACAAGGAGGTGTCCAGCGTTCGTGCAGCCAACAGCGAG AGAGTGGCCAAGATTGTATTCCAGAGGCTGAATGAAGACTTTGTGAGGAAACCTGACTATGCGCTCAGCTCTGTGG GGGCCTCCATTGACCTAGAGAAGACGTCACAGGACTATGAAGACGCAAACACTGCCTACTTCTGGAATCGCTTCAGCTTCTGGAATTACGCGCGGCCGCCGACAGTTATCCTGGAG GGCCTTCAGGTTGATGATGAGACTGAAGTTTTCTTGGGGAAATTCACCTtcgatgtggagaaatcagagaTTCAGACTTTCCACCTACAG AATGACCCCCCAGCTGCCTTTCCCAAGGTGAAGATCCAGATTCTAAGCAACTGGGGCCATCCCCGTTTCACATGCTTGTATCGGGTCCGGGCCCATGGCATGCGAACTTcagagggggcaggggacagtGCCACAGGGGAACCCCATTAA
- the SPAG4 gene encoding sperm-associated antigen 4 protein isoform X3 produces the protein MRRSPRPGSAKSPHKHTSNFYSDNSNSSVSVTSRDSSGQRSAGPGPGEPEGRRARGSSCEPAGSPVASEEQLDLLSTLDLRQEMPPPRVSKNFLSLLLQVLSVLLSLVGDALVIVYREVCSIRFLLTAVSLLSLFLAALWWGLLYLVPPLENDLRGSAQDREPTSLCQPPTYSEYHERVRSQGQQLQQLQAELDKLHKEVSSVRAANSERVAKIVFQRLNEDFVRKPDYALSSVGASIDLEKTSQDYEDANTAYFWNRFSFWNYARPPTVILEPDVFPGNCWAFEGDQGQVVIRLPGRVQLSDVTLQHPPPSVAHTGGANSAPRDFAVYGLQVDDETEVFLGKFTFDVEKSEIQTFHLQNDPPAAFPKVKIQILSNWGHPRFTCLYRVRAHGMRTSEGAGDSATGEPH, from the exons ATGCGGCGGAGCCCCCGCCCGGGCTCGGCCAAGTCCCCTCACAAGCACACGTCCAACTTCTACAGCGACAACAGCAACAGCTCAGTGAGCGTCACCTCGAGGGACAGCAGCGGGCAACGGTCAGCTGGGCCGGGCCCCGGGGAGCCTGAGGGCAGAAGAGCCCGGGGCTCGAGCTGCG AACCGGCTGGATCTCCCGTAGCCTCTGAGGAGCAGCTCGACCTTCTCTCGACCCTGGATCTGAGACAGGAGATGCCTCCACCGCGCGTGTCCAAGAACTTCTTGA GCCTGCTGTTGCAGGTGCTGAGCGTGTTGCTGTCCCTGGTAGGAGACGCGCTGGTCATTGTATACAG GGAGGTCTGTTCCATCCGGTTCCTGCTCACAGCTGTGTCACTGCTGAGCCTCTTTCTGGCAG CACTCTGGTGGGGGCTGCTGTACCTGGTTCCTCCTTTGGAGAAT GACCTTAGGGGAAGTGCCCAGGACAGGGAGCCAACCTCGCTGTGCCAACCTCCCACCTACAGCGAGTACCATGAGCGTGTGCGCTCCCAGGGGCAGCAACTGCAGCAGCTTCAGGCCGAGCTGGATAAACTACACAAGGAGGTGTCCAGCGTTCGTGCAGCCAACAGCGAG AGAGTGGCCAAGATTGTATTCCAGAGGCTGAATGAAGACTTTGTGAGGAAACCTGACTATGCGCTCAGCTCTGTGG GGGCCTCCATTGACCTAGAGAAGACGTCACAGGACTATGAAGACGCAAACACTGCCTACTTCTGGAATCGCTTCAGCTTCTGGAATTACGCGCGGCCGCCGACAGTTATCCTGGAG CCAGATGTGTTCCCTGGGAATTGCTGGGCTTTTGAGGGCGACCAGGGCCAGGTGGTGATCCGGCTACCGGGTCGTGTGCAACTGAGTGACGTCACCCTGCAGCATCCACCACCCAGTGTGGCACACACTGGGGGAGCCAACAGCGCCCCCCGAGACTTCGCAGTCTAC GGCCTTCAGGTTGATGATGAGACTGAAGTTTTCTTGGGGAAATTCACCTtcgatgtggagaaatcagagaTTCAGACTTTCCACCTACAG AATGACCCCCCAGCTGCCTTTCCCAAGGTGAAGATCCAGATTCTAAGCAACTGGGGCCATCCCCGTTTCACATGCTTGTATCGGGTCCGGGCCCATGGCATGCGAACTTcagagggggcaggggacagtGCCACAGGGGAACCCCATTAA
- the SPAG4 gene encoding sperm-associated antigen 4 protein isoform X5, whose amino-acid sequence MGWKLSAEACASEPQRADRLWRGNQPAGSPVASEEQLDLLSTLDLRQEMPPPRVSKNFLSLLLQVLSVLLSLVGDALVIVYREVCSIRFLLTAVSLLSLFLAALWWGLLYLVPPLENDLRGSAQDREPTSLCQPPTYSEYHERVRSQGQQLQQLQAELDKLHKEVSSVRAANSERVAKIVFQRLNEDFVRKPDYALSSVGASIDLEKTSQDYEDANTAYFWNRFSFWNYARPPTVILEPDVFPGNCWAFEGDQGQVVIRLPGRVQLSDVTLQHPPPSVAHTGGANSAPRDFAVYGLQVDDETEVFLGKFTFDVEKSEIQTFHLQNDPPAAFPKVKIQILSNWGHPRFTCLYRVRAHGMRTSEGAGDSATGEPH is encoded by the exons ATGGGCTGGAAGCTCTCGGCAGAAGCCTGCGCCTCGGAGCCACAACGGGCAGACCGCCTGTGGCGCGGCAACC AACCGGCTGGATCTCCCGTAGCCTCTGAGGAGCAGCTCGACCTTCTCTCGACCCTGGATCTGAGACAGGAGATGCCTCCACCGCGCGTGTCCAAGAACTTCTTGA GCCTGCTGTTGCAGGTGCTGAGCGTGTTGCTGTCCCTGGTAGGAGACGCGCTGGTCATTGTATACAG GGAGGTCTGTTCCATCCGGTTCCTGCTCACAGCTGTGTCACTGCTGAGCCTCTTTCTGGCAG CACTCTGGTGGGGGCTGCTGTACCTGGTTCCTCCTTTGGAGAAT GACCTTAGGGGAAGTGCCCAGGACAGGGAGCCAACCTCGCTGTGCCAACCTCCCACCTACAGCGAGTACCATGAGCGTGTGCGCTCCCAGGGGCAGCAACTGCAGCAGCTTCAGGCCGAGCTGGATAAACTACACAAGGAGGTGTCCAGCGTTCGTGCAGCCAACAGCGAG AGAGTGGCCAAGATTGTATTCCAGAGGCTGAATGAAGACTTTGTGAGGAAACCTGACTATGCGCTCAGCTCTGTGG GGGCCTCCATTGACCTAGAGAAGACGTCACAGGACTATGAAGACGCAAACACTGCCTACTTCTGGAATCGCTTCAGCTTCTGGAATTACGCGCGGCCGCCGACAGTTATCCTGGAG CCAGATGTGTTCCCTGGGAATTGCTGGGCTTTTGAGGGCGACCAGGGCCAGGTGGTGATCCGGCTACCGGGTCGTGTGCAACTGAGTGACGTCACCCTGCAGCATCCACCACCCAGTGTGGCACACACTGGGGGAGCCAACAGCGCCCCCCGAGACTTCGCAGTCTAC GGCCTTCAGGTTGATGATGAGACTGAAGTTTTCTTGGGGAAATTCACCTtcgatgtggagaaatcagagaTTCAGACTTTCCACCTACAG AATGACCCCCCAGCTGCCTTTCCCAAGGTGAAGATCCAGATTCTAAGCAACTGGGGCCATCCCCGTTTCACATGCTTGTATCGGGTCCGGGCCCATGGCATGCGAACTTcagagggggcaggggacagtGCCACAGGGGAACCCCATTAA
- the SPAG4 gene encoding sperm-associated antigen 4 protein isoform X1, with protein sequence MRRSPRPGSAKSPHKHTSNFYSDNSNSSVSVTSRDSSGQRSAGPGPGEPEGRRARGSSCGEPALSAGVPGGTTWAGSSRQKPAPRSHNGQTACGAATVRGGASEPAGSPVASEEQLDLLSTLDLRQEMPPPRVSKNFLSLLLQVLSVLLSLVGDALVIVYREVCSIRFLLTAVSLLSLFLAALWWGLLYLVPPLENDLRGSAQDREPTSLCQPPTYSEYHERVRSQGQQLQQLQAELDKLHKEVSSVRAANSERVAKIVFQRLNEDFVRKPDYALSSVGASIDLEKTSQDYEDANTAYFWNRFSFWNYARPPTVILEPDVFPGNCWAFEGDQGQVVIRLPGRVQLSDVTLQHPPPSVAHTGGANSAPRDFAVYGLQVDDETEVFLGKFTFDVEKSEIQTFHLQNDPPAAFPKVKIQILSNWGHPRFTCLYRVRAHGMRTSEGAGDSATGEPH encoded by the exons ATGCGGCGGAGCCCCCGCCCGGGCTCGGCCAAGTCCCCTCACAAGCACACGTCCAACTTCTACAGCGACAACAGCAACAGCTCAGTGAGCGTCACCTCGAGGGACAGCAGCGGGCAACGGTCAGCTGGGCCGGGCCCCGGGGAGCCTGAGGGCAGAAGAGCCCGGGGCTCGAGCTGCGGTGAGCCCGCCTTGAGCGCAGGAGTGCCCGGAGGAACCACATGGGCTGGAAGCTCTCGGCAGAAGCCTGCGCCTCGGAGCCACAACGGGCAGACCGCCTGTGGCGCGGCAACCGTGAGGGGCGGGGCCTCGG AACCGGCTGGATCTCCCGTAGCCTCTGAGGAGCAGCTCGACCTTCTCTCGACCCTGGATCTGAGACAGGAGATGCCTCCACCGCGCGTGTCCAAGAACTTCTTGA GCCTGCTGTTGCAGGTGCTGAGCGTGTTGCTGTCCCTGGTAGGAGACGCGCTGGTCATTGTATACAG GGAGGTCTGTTCCATCCGGTTCCTGCTCACAGCTGTGTCACTGCTGAGCCTCTTTCTGGCAG CACTCTGGTGGGGGCTGCTGTACCTGGTTCCTCCTTTGGAGAAT GACCTTAGGGGAAGTGCCCAGGACAGGGAGCCAACCTCGCTGTGCCAACCTCCCACCTACAGCGAGTACCATGAGCGTGTGCGCTCCCAGGGGCAGCAACTGCAGCAGCTTCAGGCCGAGCTGGATAAACTACACAAGGAGGTGTCCAGCGTTCGTGCAGCCAACAGCGAG AGAGTGGCCAAGATTGTATTCCAGAGGCTGAATGAAGACTTTGTGAGGAAACCTGACTATGCGCTCAGCTCTGTGG GGGCCTCCATTGACCTAGAGAAGACGTCACAGGACTATGAAGACGCAAACACTGCCTACTTCTGGAATCGCTTCAGCTTCTGGAATTACGCGCGGCCGCCGACAGTTATCCTGGAG CCAGATGTGTTCCCTGGGAATTGCTGGGCTTTTGAGGGCGACCAGGGCCAGGTGGTGATCCGGCTACCGGGTCGTGTGCAACTGAGTGACGTCACCCTGCAGCATCCACCACCCAGTGTGGCACACACTGGGGGAGCCAACAGCGCCCCCCGAGACTTCGCAGTCTAC GGCCTTCAGGTTGATGATGAGACTGAAGTTTTCTTGGGGAAATTCACCTtcgatgtggagaaatcagagaTTCAGACTTTCCACCTACAG AATGACCCCCCAGCTGCCTTTCCCAAGGTGAAGATCCAGATTCTAAGCAACTGGGGCCATCCCCGTTTCACATGCTTGTATCGGGTCCGGGCCCATGGCATGCGAACTTcagagggggcaggggacagtGCCACAGGGGAACCCCATTAA
- the SPAG4 gene encoding sperm-associated antigen 4 protein isoform X6 — MGWKLSAEACASEPQRADRLWRGNQPAGSPVASEEQLDLLSTLDLRQEMPPPRVSKNFLSLLLQVLSVLLSLVGDALVIVYREVCSIRFLLTAVSLLSLFLAALWWGLLYLVPPLENEPKEMLTLSEYHERVRSQGQQLQQLQAELDKLHKEVSSVRAANSERVAKIVFQRLNEDFVRKPDYALSSVGASIDLEKTSQDYEDANTAYFWNRFSFWNYARPPTVILEPDVFPGNCWAFEGDQGQVVIRLPGRVQLSDVTLQHPPPSVAHTGGANSAPRDFAVYGLQVDDETEVFLGKFTFDVEKSEIQTFHLQNDPPAAFPKVKIQILSNWGHPRFTCLYRVRAHGMRTSEGAGDSATGEPH, encoded by the exons ATGGGCTGGAAGCTCTCGGCAGAAGCCTGCGCCTCGGAGCCACAACGGGCAGACCGCCTGTGGCGCGGCAACC AACCGGCTGGATCTCCCGTAGCCTCTGAGGAGCAGCTCGACCTTCTCTCGACCCTGGATCTGAGACAGGAGATGCCTCCACCGCGCGTGTCCAAGAACTTCTTGA GCCTGCTGTTGCAGGTGCTGAGCGTGTTGCTGTCCCTGGTAGGAGACGCGCTGGTCATTGTATACAG GGAGGTCTGTTCCATCCGGTTCCTGCTCACAGCTGTGTCACTGCTGAGCCTCTTTCTGGCAG CACTCTGGTGGGGGCTGCTGTACCTGGTTCCTCCTTTGGAGAAT GAACCTAAGGAGATGCTGACTCTAAG CGAGTACCATGAGCGTGTGCGCTCCCAGGGGCAGCAACTGCAGCAGCTTCAGGCCGAGCTGGATAAACTACACAAGGAGGTGTCCAGCGTTCGTGCAGCCAACAGCGAG AGAGTGGCCAAGATTGTATTCCAGAGGCTGAATGAAGACTTTGTGAGGAAACCTGACTATGCGCTCAGCTCTGTGG GGGCCTCCATTGACCTAGAGAAGACGTCACAGGACTATGAAGACGCAAACACTGCCTACTTCTGGAATCGCTTCAGCTTCTGGAATTACGCGCGGCCGCCGACAGTTATCCTGGAG CCAGATGTGTTCCCTGGGAATTGCTGGGCTTTTGAGGGCGACCAGGGCCAGGTGGTGATCCGGCTACCGGGTCGTGTGCAACTGAGTGACGTCACCCTGCAGCATCCACCACCCAGTGTGGCACACACTGGGGGAGCCAACAGCGCCCCCCGAGACTTCGCAGTCTAC GGCCTTCAGGTTGATGATGAGACTGAAGTTTTCTTGGGGAAATTCACCTtcgatgtggagaaatcagagaTTCAGACTTTCCACCTACAG AATGACCCCCCAGCTGCCTTTCCCAAGGTGAAGATCCAGATTCTAAGCAACTGGGGCCATCCCCGTTTCACATGCTTGTATCGGGTCCGGGCCCATGGCATGCGAACTTcagagggggcaggggacagtGCCACAGGGGAACCCCATTAA
- the SPAG4 gene encoding sperm-associated antigen 4 protein isoform X2 → MRRSPRPGSAKSPHKHTSNFYSDNSNSSVSVTSRDSSGQRSAGPGPGEPEGRRARGSSCGEPALSAGVPGGTTWAGSSRQKPAPRSHNGQTACGAATVRGGASEPAGSPVASEEQLDLLSTLDLRQEMPPPRVSKNFLSLLLQVLSVLLSLVGDALVIVYREVCSIRFLLTAVSLLSLFLAALWWGLLYLVPPLENEPKEMLTLSEYHERVRSQGQQLQQLQAELDKLHKEVSSVRAANSERVAKIVFQRLNEDFVRKPDYALSSVGASIDLEKTSQDYEDANTAYFWNRFSFWNYARPPTVILEPDVFPGNCWAFEGDQGQVVIRLPGRVQLSDVTLQHPPPSVAHTGGANSAPRDFAVYGLQVDDETEVFLGKFTFDVEKSEIQTFHLQNDPPAAFPKVKIQILSNWGHPRFTCLYRVRAHGMRTSEGAGDSATGEPH, encoded by the exons ATGCGGCGGAGCCCCCGCCCGGGCTCGGCCAAGTCCCCTCACAAGCACACGTCCAACTTCTACAGCGACAACAGCAACAGCTCAGTGAGCGTCACCTCGAGGGACAGCAGCGGGCAACGGTCAGCTGGGCCGGGCCCCGGGGAGCCTGAGGGCAGAAGAGCCCGGGGCTCGAGCTGCGGTGAGCCCGCCTTGAGCGCAGGAGTGCCCGGAGGAACCACATGGGCTGGAAGCTCTCGGCAGAAGCCTGCGCCTCGGAGCCACAACGGGCAGACCGCCTGTGGCGCGGCAACCGTGAGGGGCGGGGCCTCGG AACCGGCTGGATCTCCCGTAGCCTCTGAGGAGCAGCTCGACCTTCTCTCGACCCTGGATCTGAGACAGGAGATGCCTCCACCGCGCGTGTCCAAGAACTTCTTGA GCCTGCTGTTGCAGGTGCTGAGCGTGTTGCTGTCCCTGGTAGGAGACGCGCTGGTCATTGTATACAG GGAGGTCTGTTCCATCCGGTTCCTGCTCACAGCTGTGTCACTGCTGAGCCTCTTTCTGGCAG CACTCTGGTGGGGGCTGCTGTACCTGGTTCCTCCTTTGGAGAAT GAACCTAAGGAGATGCTGACTCTAAG CGAGTACCATGAGCGTGTGCGCTCCCAGGGGCAGCAACTGCAGCAGCTTCAGGCCGAGCTGGATAAACTACACAAGGAGGTGTCCAGCGTTCGTGCAGCCAACAGCGAG AGAGTGGCCAAGATTGTATTCCAGAGGCTGAATGAAGACTTTGTGAGGAAACCTGACTATGCGCTCAGCTCTGTGG GGGCCTCCATTGACCTAGAGAAGACGTCACAGGACTATGAAGACGCAAACACTGCCTACTTCTGGAATCGCTTCAGCTTCTGGAATTACGCGCGGCCGCCGACAGTTATCCTGGAG CCAGATGTGTTCCCTGGGAATTGCTGGGCTTTTGAGGGCGACCAGGGCCAGGTGGTGATCCGGCTACCGGGTCGTGTGCAACTGAGTGACGTCACCCTGCAGCATCCACCACCCAGTGTGGCACACACTGGGGGAGCCAACAGCGCCCCCCGAGACTTCGCAGTCTAC GGCCTTCAGGTTGATGATGAGACTGAAGTTTTCTTGGGGAAATTCACCTtcgatgtggagaaatcagagaTTCAGACTTTCCACCTACAG AATGACCCCCCAGCTGCCTTTCCCAAGGTGAAGATCCAGATTCTAAGCAACTGGGGCCATCCCCGTTTCACATGCTTGTATCGGGTCCGGGCCCATGGCATGCGAACTTcagagggggcaggggacagtGCCACAGGGGAACCCCATTAA